The Clostridium sp. DL-VIII DNA window ATATCATACGGGGTAAACCTACTGTATAAAATAACAAAGCTTTTTTAGTTTACCCTTGTCCAAATTTAATGCATCTAAATGTGACTTAATTTGTTGAATTAACTGAGAAAAAACTTCAAATACAGTATTATGAATTACAGCTTGGCGTAAGTTTTTCCAAAGGTGCTCAATTGCATTTAACTCAGAACAATATGGTGGAAGGTATAAAAAAGAAATATTTTCTATACCTTCTAAGAAATCATCTATACCTTTAAAATGATGATATCTAGCATTGTCCGCGATGAATATAACCTTTTTATTTTGATAATTTTCAGAGACCGTATTTTAAAAAAGACTTAAAATTATCTGAATTTCCTTTATCAGAAATCTTATAGATAAGATCACCGGTCTCAGGGTTAGTAGCACCAAATATAACAGCTCTTTTTCTTGTGCCACCTGGTAAAGTTTTAACTATAGGCTGAACTCCGACTTTAGTCCAAACGGCAGTCGCAGACGGCTCTGATGTTATAATAGCTTCATCTTCATAGAGAATCACAGTATTTTCGTCTTTTGATATTATCAAATTCGATAGTTTTTCTCTAAAATTAGTTAAAGTTTCTTTATCAATTTTATTACTTAATCTTTTAGCTCTAGTTTTTGAGTAGTTAAGTCTAGAAAATATATTATAAGCTGTACCAAGTGAAATTTTTTTATTGAAGTTTAAACTTACCCAATTTACAAGAAGTTCACCAGTCCAATTATTATAATTGAGACCGGAATTATAGGGGGATTCTTTTAAAATATTATCAACAATAGCAAGTTCATCTGATGTTAAAATTGTTTTCTTTGGGGCGTGCTCTAAGTCTTTCAAGCCTTCTAATCCAAATTTATTATATCGATGAATAGTCGTTCTAATCGTAGCATCAGATTGTTTTAAAAGAAGAGAAATTTCAACACTAGATTTTCCTTCAAATAAATGCAATATAGTTAATAATCTAGTTTTAATTTTTGGATTTTTCTCACTTTTATATAGCGCTTTTATAGTTTCATAAGATGCATGCTTTGTATTAACAGTTAATCTTTTTCTCATATGGACCTCCTGCTTAAATATTTGATATTTTAGTATGTCCATATATGAGAAATTTAAATAGCAACCTGTAATTAAAATTTATATAAAGATAAATTTATAAGTGAAGGGAAAGAAAAATTAGAAAACATCCTGGAAATATATGCAATTGCAAAAGGAGTACTATATGGTAAAATAAAGCCGACAACAACATAGTTGGAGGGATGTTAAGTGAAAGATATAATACCATATAAATGTTTAAATTGTGGAATAACAGAAAATATACCTAGGGAGGTTGTAGAATACTTTGATGAGATGGATCAAAGTAATATAGATGAACCGCCTTGTTTTTCATGCGAAAAATGTGGTGGAGTTATGAGACCTAAAGAATACAATGGGGTATATGGCAAAAGTTATAAACTATAAGAAGAAAACCATAGAGGAACAGCAATCTCTATGGTTTTTAATTTAACTATTAATAATTTCTCCGAAGGAGCGTGTCGCAGACACTTTTGTTCTATATAAAATTATAAAGTAATCAGGAGTAGTTTTTGTCTATAAAAAGCGTGCCATCACTTTGGATTTCAGCATAGAATATATCTTTTATAGAAGATATATTTTGTCTTTTTAGTTCAGCTTCTAGCCAAGTTTCACTTAAGTTTAATTCTTTTAAATTAGCCTGGATTATCTTACCATCAACAATAATTTCAGATGGCAGGTATTTTAAAGTAGATAATGGAATACTCATATCAGATTTAGTTATTTGTTGTTCTTGAGGCTTTTTCATTATACTTAAATTGCCTATAGGCTCCAATATTGCATATTCTACTTCTTTGATAGAAAAAATATTTTGTTTTCTGAGCATCATGGATAGATCATCTATATTAACACGATTTGCTTTTAATTCGTCTTTAATTATCTTACCTTTCTTTATTAATATGGTTGGCTGACCATCAATTAATTGCCTTAATTTTCCGAATTTTAATCCAATATATTCAAGTAAAAGAGTTAAGATGCACCACCAAATCAAGCTTATTAAATCCTCTATGAAGGATTCATCTAATTCATGAATCATATTAGCTGAAATAGAACCAATTGTAATTCCAGTAATGTAGTTAAAAAATGTTAAATGGCTCATTTGTTTTTTACCTAATATTCGTGTTAAGATTAACAATACTAAAAATATTAAAGTTATCCTAGTTAATAAGTAGGGTATATTTATATTTGCTAGATTCATTGTTTTAACCTCCTGAATTTATGGAAATATCTTGCCCGCGAGCTGCTTAATTTATTCTTTTTTGGAAAATAAGAGAGTGAGAGTGTGTAAAAGATAAATTATGAACATTGGTACCAAAATTTATTCTATAAGGTTTGCCTATTGGATTAGAACAGAAAGTATTGAGCAAAGTAAGTAATTGGAAAGAGCATGAAATTAAAATTGAATTAGCATAAATTATATGGTATTATTTGTATAAAGCGATTTTAATGATTTATGATTTTGTTTCCAAGGCGGGAAGTTCTTATTTGAGTTTCCTGCCATTTTTGCGAGGCTGCTAAGTATTCTATATAGCTCTGTTTTGAATTTAAGAGTTGCTATGTAATTAAAGCATACGTTGATTAAAGTCACTTGAAAATAGGAAGGTAGTGATGAAGATGCTTTATATATTAATTTTACTATTGGGAATAACTTTTGTGTTGCCAATCATATCAAAGAAGGTGGAGAGTAATCTTGAAATTTTTTTATTTACGATAGGGATAGTAGCAGCCATTGTTTCAAATTCTGTAAGTCGAGAATTTCTACTTCATATTATTGAAAATAAATTTATGTATATAATATCCTTAGCAGTGTTAATAGGTGGATTTGTATTTAAAATATTATCGGTTCATATAAAGAGCATACTTTCATATATTTTGAGGTATATTCCATTAAGAATTTTTATATTTTTACTAGTAGTCATTATAGGACTTTTATCAAGTATAATAACTGCAATCATAGCAGCACTTCTTCTAGTAGAAATAGTGAGCATACTTCCAATAAGTAGAGAGAACAAGATAAGTCTTGATATAGTTGCATGTTT harbors:
- a CDS encoding DUF421 domain-containing protein, with amino-acid sequence MNLANINIPYLLTRITLIFLVLLILTRILGKKQMSHLTFFNYITGITIGSISANMIHELDESFIEDLISLIWWCILTLLLEYIGLKFGKLRQLIDGQPTILIKKGKIIKDELKANRVNIDDLSMMLRKQNIFSIKEVEYAILEPIGNLSIMKKPQEQQITKSDMSIPLSTLKYLPSEIIVDGKIIQANLKELNLSETWLEAELKRQNISSIKDIFYAEIQSDGTLFIDKNYS
- a CDS encoding IS630 family transposase, giving the protein MRKRLTVNTKHASYETIKALYKSEKNPKIKTRLLTILHLFEGKSSVEISLLLKQSDATIRTTIHRYNKFGLEGLKDLEHAPKKTILTSDELAIVDNILKESPYNSGLNYNNWTGELLVNWVSLNFNKKISLGTAYNIFSRLNYSKTRAKRLSNKIDKETLTNFREKLSNLIISKDENTVILYEDEAIITSEPSATAVWTKVGVQPIVKTLPGGTRKRAVIFGATNPETGDLIYKISDKGNSDNFKSFLKYGL